A window of the Salvelinus alpinus chromosome 3, SLU_Salpinus.1, whole genome shotgun sequence genome harbors these coding sequences:
- the LOC139571633 gene encoding 4-hydroxyphenylpyruvate dioxygenase-like protein, protein MAAYLSRLHHISLHVTNVDKIAYELVNNFKFNLFVARLTEKSKQLAFRKGAAVFVVNERPNKSPLELNGVTLSSKRGISPSESEPGWTNNIQTGKKNDKDPNCLYDVHPHYSVDTASNVCFEVEDVERSFKSLHNIGCEFLVPPTEVCDEYGLVTYSVVKSIMGNVNHTLIDTSKYKGSFLPGFQEVENVTKNGTLVAKSRETCPITHFDHITYACSRRWTPQVMRWYERHFGFQRFFIDSNEDVDEGYVLNKEGIGLRLTAMEYWKCSETGITLPFTDDKQPDCKFVIAESLPEQGRNQVDTFLEQHGGPGIQHIGLYTQDIVSTAQTMGQAGVHFFSPPPAYYTEVGKQQEMEDAGYDPQMLSQHGILLDTDLRQAQTDSSCQTTDTKKKRYLLQVFTKPIFSEDTFFLELIERRGASGFGEGNIQALWRCVQAYMDTERAETEAQGENTSQPQNVTPEPKHGHNNKPFTAEHCRTPSSAALSSL, encoded by the exons ATGGCAGCCTACTTGAGCCGGTTGCACCACATTTCACTCCACGTTACAAACGTGGATAAAATAGCGTATGAACTTGTTAATAATTTTAAGTTTAATTTATTTGTTGCGAGGCTGACGGAGAAGTCTAAACAGTTGGCTTTCAGAAAAGGAGCGGCAGTTTTCGTCGTCAATGAAAGACCAAATAAGTCCCCTCTTGAATTGAATGGAGTAACGCTATCGAGCAAGAGAGGGATTTCTCCTTCAGAATCGGAACCGGGATGGACTAACAACATTCAAACGGGGAAAAAGAACGACAAGGATCCGAATTGTCTTTACGATGTCCACCCACACTATTCCGTCGATACCGCGTCTAACGTCTGTTTCGAAGTAGAAGATGTGGAAAGGTCATTCAAGTCCCTTCACAACATTGGCTGCGAATTCCTGGTGCCGCCGACGGAGGTGTGTGACGAGTACGGGCTTGTCACCTATTCAGTCGTCAAATCAATCATGGGAAATGTGAACCACACGCTCATTGACACGAGTAAATATAAGGGCAGCTTCTTACCCGGGTTTCAGGAGGTTGAAAACGTAACGAAAAACGGCACACTCGTGGCTAAGAGTAGAGAGACTTGTCCAATCACTCATTTTGATCACATCACCTATGCTTGTTCGAGACGGTGGACACCGCAAGTGATGAGGTGGTATGAGCGTCACTTTGGCTTCCAGAGATTCTTCATTGACAG TAATGAGGATGTGGATGAGGGCTATGTTCTGAACAAGGAGGGGATCGGACTGCGTCTCACAGCCATGGAGTACTGGAAATGCAGCGAAACGGGAATCACGCTTCCCTTCACAGATGACAAACAACCCGACTGCAAGTTTGTCATCGCAGAGTCGCTGCCCGAACAAG GCAGGAACCAGGTGGACACCTTCCTGGAGCAGCACGGAGGCCCAGGGATCCAGCACATTGGATTGTACACACAGGACATAGTGTCCACAGCACAGACCATGGGCCAGGCAGGAGTCcacttcttctctcctccacctgcCTACTACACGGAG GTGGGTAAGCAGCAGGAGATGGAGGACGCAGGTTACGACCCCCAGATGCTGTCTCAGCACGGCATCCTCCTGGACACAGACCTGCGCCAGGCCCAGACTGACTCCTCCTGTCAGACTACGGACACAAAGAAGAAAAG ATACCTGCTCCAGGTGTTCACCAAGCCCATCTTCTCAGAGGACACTTTCTTCCTGGAGCTAATAGAGAGGAGAGGTGCGTCGGGGTTCGGAGAGGGGAACATCCAAGCCCTGTGGAGGTGTGTCCAGGCATACATGGACACAGAGAGGGCAGAGACTGAGGCACAAGGAGAGAACACATCTCAACCACAGAACGTAACCCCAGAACCGAAGCACGGCCACAATAACAAACCTTTCACAGCAGAACACTGCAGAACTCCTTCCTCCGCTGCTCTTTCGTCTCTGTGA